The genomic window CTTTCAAAATCAATTAGATAAACCTTTAAGTTGTTATCAACAAGGACATTTGTATATGGTCTGTGCATTTCTTCTTTGTTTATCCCAAGTTTATCCAGAATTCTGGCCTGTTTTAAAAGCTGGGAAATTAAAATTTTTGCATTTTCTTTGTTTATTACCTTTTTTAATGGCTGTCCATGGATAAATTTATAAGCTATAAAATCTTCACCGGTAAGAACAAGTTTTCCACCTATGCCATATTGATTAACAACTTTCAGGATTTGGGCTTCTTTTTGAATATTAGGAATAAATTGTTCCTCAGAAGCTACTTTAAATGCCAGTTCTTGATTATCTAAATAGCCTTTATAAACTTCCCCTCTCCATCCTTCTCCTATTAGTTGAAGGTCTCTTATCTGGTTCTTTATGTCTTCAAATTTCATATTCGTAATGCTGTGAATAAAAATCAACTATAATCTCAACTATTTCGTCAAGGTCATCGCTTATCTGGAATAACTCAAAATCTTCTGGGGAAATATACCCATCTGCAAGGACTTTGTTTTTTATCCAATCTACAAGACCATTCCAATATTCGCTACCATACATAATAACCGGGAAAGGTTTAAGCTTTTTAGTTTGGATTAAAACCAGTGTTTCTGTAAGTTCATCAAGGGTTCCGTATCCACCGGGGAATAAAACATAAGCAGTTGCATATTTGTTAAACATTACTTTTCTGGCGAAGAAATAACGGAAGTTAAGCGTTACTGTAGCATAAGGATTTGGAATTTGCTCCATAGGTAATGTTATGTTAAGACCTACAGAACGACCTCCTCCTTCTTTGGCACCTCTATTTCCGGCTTCCATTATTCCGGGACCACCACCGGTGATTATGGAAAATCCTTTTTGCACCAATTTCTTAGCAAGT from Persephonella sp. includes these protein-coding regions:
- a CDS encoding TIGR00730 family Rossman fold protein, whose product is MNREEKYFINELKKEDAWRLFKIIGDFVDGFEVLPEFIPAVTFYGSARVREGNKYYEAARELAKKLVQKGFSIITGGGPGIMEAGNRGAKEGGGRSVGLNITLPMEQIPNPYATVTLNFRYFFARKVMFNKYATAYVLFPGGYGTLDELTETLVLIQTKKLKPFPVIMYGSEYWNGLVDWIKNKVLADGYISPEDFELFQISDDLDEIVEIIVDFYSQHYEYEI
- a CDS encoding serine/threonine protein kinase — translated: MKFEDIKNQIRDLQLIGEGWRGEVYKGYLDNQELAFKVASEEQFIPNIQKEAQILKVVNQYGIGGKLVLTGEDFIAYKFIHGQPLKKVINKENAKILISQLLKQARILDKLGINKEEMHRPYTNVLVDNNLKVYLIDFERSKFSKNLQNVTQLIQFILGEGSKYLPEFDKKKLMGAAKIYKKNKTEENFQKILDILHIKD